One genomic window of Desmospora activa DSM 45169 includes the following:
- a CDS encoding nucleoside recognition domain-containing protein, protein MNPPQTAVLVGFESAGKSTIFSRLTGNRVGEEAAAQGSTVMVQTGMTTDADLTLIDTPGIRLKTDSETTRIALMEADHADIIVLVVRGTHARSELDRLLKEDIITHRRWMVLFTFEDRAPESLPQLMAYYRQRLEVPVISVNARDMSEEGRRRIIRLMRGAEAQEQQRQLKEPPIFHEVEPPTTWWDHPIFGRWVALATLLGLFAVPVYGAYLFSGVLEPGLDRWVIGPIRLQAMGWPAWLQAVLAGDYGLFTLGMYSFLWAFPVVLFMGASIAVTEETGWKDRITGALDPWLRHLRLNGRDLVPVLTGFGCNVVAVLQSRACSACTRASCVSFIAFGSACSYQIGATLSLFHSAGRPWLFLPYLLLLVVVGAIHLRVWFPTQAKMQALLPHRRSFLNVPTWRGFQWRIQNIIKQFVSQAMPIFLSICLIASLIDYWGWMNAFAVTIGPLLTWWGLPEEAALGLWFSVLRKDGMLVFNQGDGLMLQALDPVSLFILIFLASTLTACLVTLWTVRKELGWSVSVGLMGRQLLTSLVSAGVLLVVGRLLEGVSMMVTG, encoded by the coding sequence TTGAACCCACCGCAGACAGCCGTATTGGTCGGTTTTGAATCAGCGGGGAAGTCGACGATTTTTTCCCGTCTTACCGGCAATCGCGTCGGGGAAGAAGCGGCTGCACAGGGAAGCACGGTGATGGTGCAGACGGGGATGACAACGGATGCTGACCTCACACTGATCGATACGCCAGGCATTCGTCTGAAGACGGATAGCGAAACGACTCGCATCGCCCTGATGGAAGCGGATCACGCCGATATCATTGTGTTGGTGGTGCGAGGAACCCATGCCCGCTCGGAACTGGATCGGTTGCTCAAGGAGGATATCATCACTCACCGCCGATGGATGGTGTTGTTTACCTTTGAGGATCGGGCACCCGAATCGCTTCCGCAATTGATGGCTTATTACCGGCAACGGTTGGAGGTACCCGTTATTTCCGTCAATGCACGGGATATGTCGGAGGAGGGGCGAAGGCGGATTATCCGCTTGATGAGGGGAGCGGAGGCGCAGGAGCAACAGCGACAACTGAAAGAGCCGCCCATTTTTCATGAAGTGGAGCCACCTACAACCTGGTGGGATCATCCGATCTTTGGACGATGGGTGGCGCTGGCAACGTTATTGGGGCTATTTGCGGTCCCAGTATATGGGGCCTATCTTTTCTCCGGTGTGCTGGAACCCGGGTTGGATCGATGGGTGATCGGTCCGATTCGGTTGCAGGCGATGGGATGGCCTGCTTGGCTGCAAGCGGTATTAGCCGGGGATTACGGGTTGTTTACATTGGGGATGTATTCCTTTTTATGGGCGTTTCCGGTGGTGTTGTTTATGGGGGCCAGTATTGCCGTCACGGAGGAAACGGGTTGGAAGGACCGCATCACCGGTGCTCTCGATCCGTGGCTGCGCCATCTCAGGTTAAACGGACGCGATTTGGTGCCGGTATTAACCGGGTTTGGCTGCAATGTGGTGGCGGTGTTGCAAAGCCGAGCCTGCTCTGCTTGTACCCGCGCTTCCTGCGTTTCCTTTATCGCCTTTGGCTCGGCTTGCAGCTATCAGATCGGGGCAACCTTGTCTCTCTTTCATTCAGCAGGTCGTCCATGGCTGTTTTTGCCCTATCTCCTGTTATTGGTAGTGGTGGGGGCGATCCATTTGCGGGTGTGGTTTCCGACTCAAGCTAAGATGCAAGCGCTGCTGCCGCACAGGCGGTCGTTTTTAAACGTACCGACATGGCGGGGGTTTCAGTGGCGCATACAAAACATCATCAAGCAGTTTGTATCACAAGCGATGCCGATTTTTCTTTCCATTTGTTTGATTGCCTCCCTGATCGATTACTGGGGTTGGATGAACGCCTTCGCCGTCACGATCGGACCGCTCCTCACATGGTGGGGTCTACCGGAAGAGGCGGCTTTGGGGCTCTGGTTTTCCGTCTTGCGCAAAGACGGCATGTTGGTGTTCAATCAAGGAGATGGATTGATGCTACAAGCCCTTGATCCGGTTTCACTGTTTATACTGATTTTTCTCGCCTCAACTCTAACCGCTTGTCTGGTTACCTTGTGGACCGTGCGAAAAGAATTAGGGTGGTCTGTTTCTGTCGGTTTGATGGGTAGACAGCTGCTTACTTCGCTGGTGAGTGCAGGGGTGTTGTTAGTGGTAGGACGGCTGCTGGAGGGTGTCTCGATGATGGTGACCGGATGA
- a CDS encoding NAD(P)/FAD-dependent oxidoreductase, translated as MTERQTDVLIIGAGAAGVGLGALFAQTGFDRYLILEREQVGASFFAWPQEMRLITPSFHGHAFGHLDLNAVMPGTSPAFSLRREHLSGNEYGQYLQAVADHFDLPVQVGVEVKRVQKENDHFFVHTDQGVYTARLVVWAAGEFAYPDQMPFPGAEHCLHNSEVESWGSLSGEERLVIGGYESGMDAAIHLVHGGKKVIVISRGTPWLSDEPDPSVSLSPYTRERLLEALETGCLRLWGEKEVVEVKQEQDRYRVRLRSGDAVMTTERPILATGFRSSMEKVREHFKWEGKHVVLTDRDESTQTPGLFLCGPRVKHGEVIFCFIYKFRQRFAVVAEEMLKRLKAPYDAAVFRDYRDNQMYLDDLSCCDDECIC; from the coding sequence ATGACTGAGCGACAAACCGATGTATTGATCATTGGAGCGGGTGCAGCTGGAGTAGGACTGGGAGCGCTGTTTGCACAAACTGGCTTTGATCGGTATCTAATCCTGGAACGGGAGCAGGTGGGAGCCAGCTTTTTCGCTTGGCCACAGGAGATGCGCTTAATTACTCCCTCCTTTCATGGGCATGCCTTTGGCCATTTGGATTTAAATGCAGTGATGCCGGGAACTTCACCAGCTTTCTCTTTGCGAAGGGAGCATCTATCGGGAAATGAGTACGGCCAATACTTGCAAGCGGTAGCGGATCACTTTGATTTACCTGTGCAAGTGGGAGTGGAAGTGAAACGGGTGCAAAAAGAGAACGATCACTTTTTCGTCCACACCGATCAAGGCGTTTATACTGCCCGTTTGGTGGTGTGGGCGGCAGGGGAGTTTGCTTATCCCGATCAAATGCCTTTTCCCGGAGCGGAGCATTGCCTGCATAACAGTGAAGTGGAATCGTGGGGATCTCTGTCGGGGGAAGAGCGTCTGGTGATTGGTGGATATGAGAGCGGTATGGATGCTGCTATCCATTTAGTCCATGGAGGCAAAAAGGTGATCGTGATCTCGCGGGGAACGCCATGGCTCAGTGATGAACCGGACCCGAGTGTCTCTCTTTCTCCCTACACCCGGGAACGGTTGTTGGAAGCGCTGGAGACCGGCTGTTTACGTTTATGGGGAGAGAAGGAGGTTGTTGAGGTAAAGCAGGAACAGGATCGCTACCGTGTGCGACTGCGGAGCGGGGATGCGGTGATGACAACCGAGCGCCCCATCTTAGCCACCGGTTTTCGTAGCAGTATGGAGAAAGTACGGGAGCATTTTAAGTGGGAAGGTAAACATGTTGTCTTGACGGATCGGGATGAATCCACCCAAACACCGGGGCTGTTTCTGTGTGGTCCCCGCGTGAAACACGGCGAGGTCATCTTTTGTTTCATCTATAAATTTCGGCAGCGTTTTGCTGTGGTGGCGGAGGAGATGTTGAAACGGTTAAAGGCTCCCTATGACGCTGCCGTGTTTCGGGATTATCGGGACAACCAGATGTATCTGGATGATTTGTCCTGTTGCGATGATGAGTGCATATGTTGA